The following are encoded in a window of Primulina eburnea isolate SZY01 chromosome 4, ASM2296580v1, whole genome shotgun sequence genomic DNA:
- the LOC140830451 gene encoding casein kinase 1-like protein 10, with product MDHVAGGKFKLGRKIGSGSFGELYLGVNIQNGEEVAIKLESVKTKHPQLHYESKIYMLLQGGTGIPNLKWFGVEAEYNVMVIDLLGPSLEDLFNYCNRKLSLKTVLMLADQLINRVEYMHSRGFLHRDIKPDNFLMGLGRKANQVYAIDFGLAKKYRDLQTHKHIPYRENKNLTGTARYASVNTHLGVEQSRRDDLESLGYVLMYFLRGSLPWQGLKAGNKKQKYDKISEKKMLTPIEVLCKSYPSEFISYFHYCRSLRFEDKPDYSYLKRLFRDLFIREGYQFDYVFDWTILKYPQIGASSKARNPPGNAVAGTSGERAGRTSVGRDIRDKFSGAVEAFSRRNASGHARPGDYSRHRTSSEDVPSSKDVQPDSERVRTSRNGSSSKRAAVSSSRPSSSGEVTDGRSSRLVSSTGRISTAHRIQPGIESKPSSFSRAAITKGSRDDPLRSFDFLSIRK from the exons ATGGATCATGTCGCGGGTGGTAAATTTAAGCTCGGGAGAAAAATCGGGAGTGGTTCATTTGGCGAGCTCTACCTAG GTGTGAACATACAAAATGGTGAAGAAGTTGCCATCAAGCTG GAATCTGTGAAGACCAAACACCCTCAACTACACTATGAGTCAAAAATTTATATGCTTCTACAAGGAGGAA CGGGCATTCCTAACCTGAAATGGTTTGGAGTTGAGGCTGAGTATAATGTCATGGTGATAGACCTTCTGGGACCTAGTTTGGAAGATCTATTCAATTATTGCAATAGGAAGTTGTCCTTGAAAACAGTTTTAATGCTTGCAGATCAATTA ATCAATAGGGTTGAATATATGCATTCAAGAGGATTTCTTCATCGTGATATAAAGCCTGACAATTTTTTGATGGGCTTGGGACGCAAAGCGAATCAG GTATATGCTATAGATTTTGGTCTTGCCAAAAAATATCGAGATCTACAGACTCATAAGCACATACCATACAG GGAAAACAAGAATCTTACAGGGACTGCTCGCTATGCCAGTGTCAACACACACCTTGGAGTTG AACAAAGCAGAAGGGACGATTTGGAATCTCTCGGTTATGTCCTTATGTATTTTCTGCGAGGAAG CCTTCCCTGGCAAGGACTTAAAGCTGGTAACAAAAAGCAGAAATATGACAAGATCAGCGAGAAGAAGATGTTAACACCAATAGAG GTTCTGTGCAAATCATATCCATCAGAATTCATATCTTATTTTCACTATTGTCGATCTTTGAGATTTGAAGACAAGCCAGACTATTCTTACTTGAAGAGGCTTTTTCGGGATTTGTTTATCCGAGAAG GTTACCAATTTGACTATGTGTTTGATTGGACTATATTAAAATATCCTCAGATAGGTGCCAGTTCCAAAGCAAGA AATCCCCCTGGCAATGCAGTGGCTGGAACTTCTGGGGAAAGAGCGGGAAGAACATCAG TGGGGCGAGATATCCGAGATAAATTTTCAGGTGCAGTTGAAGCTTTCTCTAGAAGGAATGCTTCAGGTCATGCTCGGCCTGGTGACTATTCAAGACACCGGACATCATCAGAAGATGTACCTTCATCCAAGGATGTG CAACCTGATTCAGAAAGAGTCCGTACATCTCGAAATGGCAGTTCTTCAAAGAGAGCAGCCGTTTCGAGTAGCCGGCCAAGCTCCTCTGGTGAGGTTACTGATGGCCGTTCTAGCAGATTGGTCTCAAGCACTGGTCGTATATCCACCGCACACAGAATTCAACCAGGCATTGAGTCCAAGCCGTCATCTTTCTCTCGTGCTGCTATCACCAAAGGTTCTCGAGACGACCCTCTTCGCAGCTTTGACTTTCTCTCTATCAGGAAGTAA